The sequence CGCATACAACATTTGACGGCCGAGGGCCGCCCGCCACTGGACTGGATTGGGCATGAGCGCGGCGGAAGTTACATTGCGCCCCCCATGCTCCCAAGGGTTCCCTGCTTCCTCGCCGCCGCGCTCTGCCTCACCGCCTGTCTCAAGGCACCGCCCGTCTCCCCGCCGGCGCCCCCCACCGAGGCGCAGCGCCTCGCCACCGACGTGAAGGACCTGTCCGCCCAGGCGCGCGCGCTCCTGGAGATGCAGGACCGGCTCGTCTGGGAGCACTGGACGGAGGGCAAGCCGGTGGACATCGCCGCCACCTACCGGGGCAAGGAGGGGCTCTTCAGCGTGGAGAACATCCGGAAGATCGACCGGCTCCGCCAGCTCACCCAGGACGCGCGGGAGCTGCGCGCCCTCACCGCCCTGCAGTCCCACTTCGCCGGCGAGTACCTCTCCCAGGCCCTGGCCGAGACGAACGAGGCCATCGCCAACCTGGAGGCCTCGCTCACCTTCACCGTGGGCGGCCGGGAGGTGCGCTACCGGGATCTGGAGCGGCTCTTGGCCAACGAGAAGAGCGCGCTGAAGCGGCGCGCGCTCTCCGAGGGCGCCCTGCCCGCCCTGGAGCGGCTCAGCCAGTCCTTGCGCCGCCGCGAGGAGCGCACCGCGGAGCTGGTGAAGGAGCTGGGCTACAGCTCCTACGAGGCCTTCGGCGGGGAGCTGCGCCAGGCGGATCTCGCCCAGCTGAGCATCCTGGCGGAGGAGATTCTTCAGGCCACTCAGGAGCCCTACAAGACGGTGATGGAGCGGCTGGCGCAGCGCGAGCTGGCGCTGCCGTTCTCGAGCCTCACCCGCGCCGACATCCCCCGGCTGTTCCGCGCCCGGGAGGTGGAGGATGCCTTCCCGAAGGAGGAGCAGCTCCTGCGGGTGCACACCTCGCTCCAGGGCCTGGGCATCGACCTGAGCGCGATGCCCAACATCTACCTCGACTCCCGGGAGCTGGCCCGGAAGAACCCCCGCTCGCTCACGCTGCCCATCGAGGTGCCCGCGGACGTGCGGCTGTCCTTGAAGCCGGGCTCCGGCGTCCTCCAGCAGGCGCGGCTGATGCACGAGGTGGGGCACGCGCTGCACTACGGCTTCACCCGTGAGCCACGCTTCGAGCTGGCCAAGCTGGGCAACCCCACCGTGGGCGAGGCGTACGGGGCGCTCCTGGAGGACCTGCTGGAGGATCCCGTCTGGCTGGAGGAGCACGCGGGCGTGCGGGGCGAGGAGCGCGCGCAGTACCTGGCGGCCTCCAGCGCGCACAAGCTGTTCCTCATCCGCCGCGCCGCCGGGCGGCTGCTCTATCAGCTCGAGCTCCACCGCCAGCCGGGGGCCGAGCCGCGCGCGCTGTACCGCGCCATCATGGAGCGCACGGACGCCATCCCCCTGCGGCCCGAGGATGAAGCGCGCTACCTCGTGGATCAGGAGGACTTCTTCCAGTCCGCGGACAACTTCCGGGCGTGGTTCCTGGCGGGCCAGCTCCAGGCACAGCTCAAGGGCCGCTTCGGGCCCGCGTGGTGGCGCAGCACCGAGGCCGGCGAGTTCCTCAAGGGGCTCTGGGCCCACGGCAACGCGCTGTCCGCGCGCGAGGTGGCCCAGGCCATCGGCGAGAAGGGCCTCGCGCCCGACGTGCTGCTGCTCCGCCTGGGCACCACCCTTCAGGTCCCCATCACCCTGGACGTGAAACCGGCCGCGGAGAGCCCCGCGCCGCCCGCGCCCCCCGCCCCCGAGGCCCCCGCGCCCGAGGCGCCCGCCCCCACGCCTACGCCCGAGGCCCCGGCGCCGGAGACCGGCCCCTGAGCCTCACCGCGCCTTCAGCGTGCGGAAGGTGATGGAGTACCGCGCCTGCTTCACGGCAGGAATGCTGTGCTGCCACACGCTCCGGGCCTCGCCGCCCAGCACATAGGCCGAGCGCGGCGCCAGCTCCTGGGCATACACGCGCCGCGCCTCGCCCTGGCCCCGCTGGAAGCGCATGCGGCACGCGCCTCCCAGCGAAACGCCCACGACCTGAGGGCCGAACATGGGCGCGTCCCGGTGCCAGCCGATGGTGGCGCCCGGCGGGTACTCGCTCAGCAGCGCCTCCACGAGCTGCTCCGGGGGTTCCGCCATCAGCGCCGCGCACCGGTTCCTCAGCGGTAGGAGAAAGTCCGGCAGGGCCGGGCCGGGCTCCACCTTCCAGCTCTCGTATCCGTAGAGCCAGCCGAAGTGCGCCGTGCGCCTCCGGGCTACCTGCCCGTGCATCCGGATCTCCGAGAAAGTCAGACCGCGCAGGTGCTCCAGCAGCAGTGCCTCCTCGGCCTCCGTGAGGAAGTCCGGGACATAGATGAGGCCCTCGGGCCGCTCCCCTTCCCGTCCAGGCATGGCGTCCACCTCTGTGAAGCCCTCCAGGGCCCTCCTCCCTGGAAGGATAGGAATGGCCCCGGCCTCTGGCAGCCGCGCGGGGCGGCTCAGTAGTTCGTGTAGAGCAGTCGGTTGGCCGAGCCCGCAGGCACCCCGGTCAGCACGCCCGGGGTGGCATTGAGGCTCAGGACCGAGCTTGCCGCAGCAGGCGAAGCCCCGGGGTTGCCCTGCAGATAGAGCGCCATCACCCCCGTCACGAAGGCCGTGGCGGGCGTGCCTCCGGTGAGCGTCTGGTAGGCGGTATCGCTGGTGTGCCAGGCGGCGGTCGCCACCCCAGGCGCGTAGAGGTCAATGCAGCTTCCGAAGTTCGATAAGGTGAGCACGGTGTCGTTGGTGTTGCTGGCGGCCACGGTGATGGCCTGAGGGACGCGGCCCGGCGAGAAGTTGCACGCGTTCGCGCCGCTGTTTCCCGCAGCCACCACGACGGGCACGCCCGAATTGATGAGGTTCACCACCGCGCTGTCCAGCGCGGCGGAGCCCGCTCCTTCGATGGCAAGCTGGACCACCGCCGGGCTGAGGCGGTTGACCGCGACCCAGTTCAGTCCCGAGATGATCCGGGACGTGGTCGAGCCCCCCTGGCAATCGATGATCTTGACCGCCCAGAGTTTGACCCCCTTCGCCACGCCGTACTGGGCGCCGCCCACGATCCCCGCCGAGTGCGTCCCCACGCCCGCGCAGTCGCTGGCATCCCCGCCCGGGGTGACGGCGTCGTAGCCCGGCACGGCCTGATTCGGCTGGAACTCGACGTGCGTCTTCCGGATGCCGGTGGACAGGATGTACGCGTGCACGCCCGCGCCGGTCTGGACATAGGTGAAGGTGCCGTTCAGCGGCAGGGTGTGCTGATCAATCCGGTCCAGCCCGGCGCTCGACGTCGGCTGGACCGTCTGGAGCGAGAAGCCCTCCTCCACCTCCTGGAAGCGCCCATCCTCCTCGACGAGCGCCACGCTGGGGTGGCGCGCCAGGGACTTCGCGGCGGCCTCGGACATGCGGACGGCGAAGCCACGCGCCACGCGCGTGTAGACCTCGAAGACCTCGCCCCCATACCGGCGCGAGAGCTCCTTCGACACGGCCTCCACCTCGCCCGTGCCCTCCTTGAGCATCACGACGTACTGCCCGGCAACGGCCCGCTCCGACCGCAGGAAGTTCTCCACGGTGCCCACCGCGGAGGGCGGGGTGGCTTCTCCCGCCGGCACGTCCTGGCCACAGGCCACCAGCGACACCAGCGACAGGCTCACCAACGACTTCTTCGAGAAGCTCATGGGGCAACTCCGGGAGAAAGGGGAGGCCCATCTTGAAAGGAAGCCGCAAAAACCGCCAAGGTTGAAAACGAAGAGGCCCCCACCGCGTTCACGGTGGAGGCCCCGGGTTCAGCCCAGCCGGTGCGCGGCTACAGGAGCTTCATCAGCTCCGCGCGCTTGGCGCTGTACTCGTCGTCGGACAGGACGCCCGCCTTGTGCAGCTCGTGCAGCTCCTTCAGGCGCTGCGCGGGGCTGCGGGAGTCGCCCCCACCCGCGGCCTCGGGCGGCGGACCCTGGGGGGCCTGGCGCGCCTGCTGCTGGTTGTTCGCGAACATCTGCGCCATGCCCATGCCCATGCCGAGCCCCATGCCCTGGAGCGCGCCATCCGAGCCGCTGCCGTGGCCGCCGCCCTTCGCCATGCCCTCGGAGGCGCCCAGCATCGCCTGGCCCTGGGCGTAGTTCTGGAAGCCGCCCGCCATGCGCGAGTAGGCCGCGTCCTTGGAGAACTTCTTGAGCGTGAGCTCGTCCTCTTCCTTGATGCTCACGTGGAAGTTGCCCAGGCGCACCACGGTGAGGCCGTAGCCATCCACGTGCGGCTTGAGCCCGGAGATGACCTCGGTCTCGATCTCCTCGGTGTACGCGCCGCTCGTCACGTCCAGCAGCGGCCAGCGCTTCTTCACGAGCAGCTCGGCGATGCGGTCCCGCGTCACCTTGAGCACCTGGCCCTTGAACCAGCCCAGGAAGTCCTCGTTGCTGGAGCGGCCCATGCCCACCAGGCCCACCACCAGCCGCTCGGGCTCCGTCACGCGGATGGAGAAGTCGCCGTACACCATGGTGCCGATGCCCAGGCCCGTCTCCGGATCCCTCACGTCGCCGATGGGCCCACCGAACTTCACGCCGGTGTGCTCGCGCGTGGAGACGAAGAAGATCTCCGAGATGAAGAGGTTGCCGCCGGTGAAGCCCTCCACCAGGCGGGACAGGAACGGGATGTTCTTCGTGTCCAGCGAGTGGCGGCCGGGGCCCAGCTTGCCCTCGACCTTGCCGTCCTTGACGAAGAGGGCCACCTCATCCGCGTCCACGGTGAGCTGGGTGAGCATCCGGACGTTCTTCTCCGGATACTTGTAGATGATCTCTCCCTTGGCCTCGTCCGCGCGGGCAATGAAGTTGCGCTTCGTCTCGCCTTTGATCGTGTCGAAAAGACCCATCTTGCTCGCTTAGCCTCCGTCCGGACCGCGTCACCTACCAGAACCCACGCCGCCGTGCCTTCCATACGGATAGCGGCCAGGGGGATTGCATGCTCGCCCTTCGGCGGGCCTTTGCCTATCCGCAAGATGCCATTTTTATTCGAAATCGCCTAGGCGGCCCAGCAGGCCGCCCCCCGCTTACCCCCACCGGCTGATGAGCCGCTCGCGGTCCAACAGGCGGATGCTGGCCACCAGCAGCGCCACATCCAGCAGGAGCACCACGGCGCCCTGCAAGGCGTAGTAGCCCACCCCCGCGTGGAGCCACCCCGCCACCTGCCCGCCCACCAGCCCCACCAGCGGCAGCACCACCAGGGCCGAGAGCTGCTGCGCGGTGCGCGCCTCGGACACGCGCGCGGAGAGCAGCACCGCCACCCCGTTGCCAAAGAAGGCGAACAGGGGCGCGAGGATGAAGATGCCGAAGGTCCACAGGGCATTGGGCATCAGCGGCGCGTGCACCAGCGGCCAGGCCACCACGTCCACGCCCACGCAGAACAGGAAGAAGGCGAGCCAGGAGATGCCCACCGCGGGCACCAGCGAGGCGAGGCTCTTGCCCGCCACCAGCTCGGCGGCCGTCACCGGCGAGGAGAGCAGGGGCTCCAGCGTGCGCCGCTCCTTCTCCCCCGCCACGCTCTGCGAGGAGATGAGGATGGGGACGAAGACGGGCATGACCAGGAACATGCCGAACCAGTCGGTGAGCGTCCGCTCGATGAGGAACAGCGCCGCGTTGGCGCCCAGGGGCAGCTCCCGGTTGTAGTACTGGGCGATGACCCGCAGGTTGGGATCCTCCGGCCGCGCCGCGTACGCCCACACCACGCCGATGGGCACCAGGATGAACACCAGGGGCAGCACCCCCATGGACAGCAGCAGCCCCACGTTCTTGCGCAGGTCCAGGAAGTCCTTCCAGAAAATGGCCAGGGCGCGCTTCGGCCGGAACGCCATGTTCACACCCTCCCCTGCCGGATGAGCTCCAGGTAGACCTCTTCGAGCGGCCGGTGCGCGGGCACGGCGCTGTGCACCCGCGCCCCGGCGCCCACCAGGCAGGAGAGCACATCCGGGGCCTGGGCATCCTCGGTGAGCAGCACCCGCAGCTTGCCGCCCTCGCTCAGCACCGTGGGCTGGAAGGGCAGCGCCTCCAGCACCGCCCGGAAGCGCTCCCCCTCCCCATCCACCCGCACCTCCAGGGACTGGCCCGCGCGCCGCAGCTCCTTGAGCGGGGCCAGCGCCAGCAGCCGGCCCTGAATGACGGCCACGCGCGAGCACAGCCGCTCCACCTCGGCCAGGTTGTGCGAGCAGAGCACGATGGTGCGCCCCTCCGAGGCGAGCTCCGCCACCGCGTCGCGCACCGCGCGCGCCGACTCCGGATCCAACCCGGAGGTGGGCTCGTCCAGGAAGATGACCCGGGGGCCGTGCACGAGCGTGCGCACGATGGCCAGCTTCTGGCGCATGCCCTTGGAGAACCCGCCGCAGGCCTCATCCTCCCGCCCCGCGAGCCCGAAGCGCTCCAGGTAGGACTGGATGCGCGGCCACACGGCCGCCTCGTCCAGCTCGTGCAGCTTGATGAAGAAGCGCAGGTTCTCCCGGGCCGTCAGCCGGTCGTACAGCCCGGGCTGCTCCGTGAGCAGGCCCACCGCGCGGCGCAGCGCCTCGCCATCGGTGCGCACGGAGTGGCCCCCCACGATGGCCTCCCCCGAGGAGGGCTGGAGCAGCCCGGTGAGCATGCGCACCGTGGTGGTCTTCCCGGCCCCGTTGGGCCCCAGCAGGCCGAACACCTCGCCGGGCTGGACCTCGAACGTCAGCCCCTCCACCGCTGGGCGCGTTCCGAACCGCTTGGCCAGCTCCCGAACCTGAATGCCGCTCAATCGATGGTCACCAGGATGAACTTGTTGTTGATGTCGCGGTCGATGACCTTGACGTTCTTGCCCGCGCCGACCGCGTTGGTCAGCACGCTGAGCCGGTTGTGCTCCACGAGCGCCCACTCCCGGCCGGGCTGCGCCGCGTAGTTGCGCATGCGCGTCGAGGAGTCGCCGCCCCGGAACTGCTCCACCGTGTTGCGCGAGTAGAACGTCTCGCCGCGCCAGTTCATCATGAACGCCGCGATGGGCTCGCCCGGCTGGCGCTGGCCATAGTAGCGCCAGAACAGGTCCCGCTGCGTCCAGTGGTGGGACAGGGTCACCCAGTGGTGCCAGTTGAACCAGACCGCGAAGATCAGCGCGAACAGCCAGAAGCTGCCGAAGAGCACCCCGCGCGTCTGCCGCAGCGCCGCCACCACGCACAGCCCGCCGCTCAAGGCGAAGGCGAACCCCAGCCCCTTCTTCACGTTCACCGGCTCCATGAAGGCGCGCAGCAGCGCGTCCTCCCCGGCCCCGCCCCGGAAGCCCCGCCAGCAGAGCAGCACTCCCGCCAGGGCATAGAGGCCGGTCAGTAGCAGCAGGCCCTTGCGCTCCTCGCGGCCCTTGGTCAGGGCGTGCCAGACGGTGAACGCGCCCACCCCCAGCAGGGCCGCACCGGCCAGCCCCAGCGCGGACACGCTGCCCCGGAGCACCACCGCCGTCAGGGCCCCGGCCCCCGCCAGCACCAGCAGCACGGCGATGGCCTGCCCCGCGTAGGACTTCTCCTTCGAGGTAATCGCGTCCAGCGCCAGGTAGGCCCCCACCACCAGCAGCACCGCGGTGATGAGGTCTCCCATCCACAGCGGCCGGGAGGCGAACAGGGTGATGGGCTTGGTGACGAGGTCCACCGGATAGAGCCGGTCGTAGTTGTAGACGAAGAGGTCCGTGAAGTTCTTCGGTTGCTCGGCCAGGTCCTTGCCCACCAGCACGAAGAGGACCAGGCCGAAGAGCAGGCTCACCGCGTGCTCCGAGGGCCCGTCCTGCCACAGCCGGTCGATGAAGAGGGCGATGAGGACGGCCAGCCCCGGCAGGATGGGGAATACGTAGTGGTGGAACTTGGTGGCGCTGGAGCCCAGCAGCCAGAAGGTGAAGGCCACCCACAGCACGGCGATGAGCGCCAGGTGGTCCGCCCGCGAGGCCGAGCGCAGCTTGAGCCGGGACACCACCGCGAACGCGCCCGGCACCAGCGCCACCCACGGGAAGATGGCGTAGCCGCCCTGCTCGATGAAGTAGATGAAGGTGCCGCCCGGCGTGGTGGTGTGCACCCCCGCCGTGAGCCGGTTCAGGTGATCATGGATGAAGAAGCGGTAGAAGAACCCCTTGCCCTCGTCATCCACCCCGTCGAACAGGCTCAGGGTGAGGTACCAGGGCACCGCCACCGCCGCGAACACGAGCACCCCGGTGCCCAGCCGCATGCGGAACATCTGGCCCCACAGCACGGGCATGGGCTGGCGGCCCTCGCGCACCTCCTTGCGGAAGGCGCGGGACACCAGCCACTTGCCGTGCGCCCGGAGCGCCTCCAGGCTCCAGGGGATGACCGCCAGCAGCGCGTAGAGCAGCAGGATGACGGCCGGCAGCCCCACGCCCAGCAGCCCTTTGGCCAGCACGGACAGGCCACAGAAGATGTAGAAGGCGTACCACCAGGCGGCCCGGTGCTTCGTGGTCTCGTCGAGCTGGCCGATGAGCGCGCACGCCATGGCGCAGACCAGCGTGGTGACGAACGGCGT is a genomic window of Stigmatella erecta containing:
- a CDS encoding chromosome segregation protein SMC, which encodes MLPRVPCFLAAALCLTACLKAPPVSPPAPPTEAQRLATDVKDLSAQARALLEMQDRLVWEHWTEGKPVDIAATYRGKEGLFSVENIRKIDRLRQLTQDARELRALTALQSHFAGEYLSQALAETNEAIANLEASLTFTVGGREVRYRDLERLLANEKSALKRRALSEGALPALERLSQSLRRREERTAELVKELGYSSYEAFGGELRQADLAQLSILAEEILQATQEPYKTVMERLAQRELALPFSSLTRADIPRLFRAREVEDAFPKEEQLLRVHTSLQGLGIDLSAMPNIYLDSRELARKNPRSLTLPIEVPADVRLSLKPGSGVLQQARLMHEVGHALHYGFTREPRFELAKLGNPTVGEAYGALLEDLLEDPVWLEEHAGVRGEERAQYLAASSAHKLFLIRRAAGRLLYQLELHRQPGAEPRALYRAIMERTDAIPLRPEDEARYLVDQEDFFQSADNFRAWFLAGQLQAQLKGRFGPAWWRSTEAGEFLKGLWAHGNALSAREVAQAIGEKGLAPDVLLLRLGTTLQVPITLDVKPAAESPAPPAPPAPEAPAPEAPAPTPTPEAPAPETGP
- a CDS encoding alpha-ketoglutarate-dependent dioxygenase AlkB, translating into MPGREGERPEGLIYVPDFLTEAEEALLLEHLRGLTFSEIRMHGQVARRRTAHFGWLYGYESWKVEPGPALPDFLLPLRNRCAALMAEPPEQLVEALLSEYPPGATIGWHRDAPMFGPQVVGVSLGGACRMRFQRGQGEARRVYAQELAPRSAYVLGGEARSVWQHSIPAVKQARYSITFRTLKAR
- a CDS encoding S8 family peptidase; translation: MSFSKKSLVSLSLVSLVACGQDVPAGEATPPSAVGTVENFLRSERAVAGQYVVMLKEGTGEVEAVSKELSRRYGGEVFEVYTRVARGFAVRMSEAAAKSLARHPSVALVEEDGRFQEVEEGFSLQTVQPTSSAGLDRIDQHTLPLNGTFTYVQTGAGVHAYILSTGIRKTHVEFQPNQAVPGYDAVTPGGDASDCAGVGTHSAGIVGGAQYGVAKGVKLWAVKIIDCQGGSTTSRIISGLNWVAVNRLSPAVVQLAIEGAGSAALDSAVVNLINSGVPVVVAAGNSGANACNFSPGRVPQAITVAASNTNDTVLTLSNFGSCIDLYAPGVATAAWHTSDTAYQTLTGGTPATAFVTGVMALYLQGNPGASPAAASSVLSLNATPGVLTGVPAGSANRLLYTNY
- a CDS encoding SPFH domain-containing protein; its protein translation is MGLFDTIKGETKRNFIARADEAKGEIIYKYPEKNVRMLTQLTVDADEVALFVKDGKVEGKLGPGRHSLDTKNIPFLSRLVEGFTGGNLFISEIFFVSTREHTGVKFGGPIGDVRDPETGLGIGTMVYGDFSIRVTEPERLVVGLVGMGRSSNEDFLGWFKGQVLKVTRDRIAELLVKKRWPLLDVTSGAYTEEIETEVISGLKPHVDGYGLTVVRLGNFHVSIKEEDELTLKKFSKDAAYSRMAGGFQNYAQGQAMLGASEGMAKGGGHGSGSDGALQGMGLGMGMGMAQMFANNQQQARQAPQGPPPEAAGGGDSRSPAQRLKELHELHKAGVLSDDEYSAKRAELMKLL
- a CDS encoding ABC transporter permease subunit, giving the protein MAFRPKRALAIFWKDFLDLRKNVGLLLSMGVLPLVFILVPIGVVWAYAARPEDPNLRVIAQYYNRELPLGANAALFLIERTLTDWFGMFLVMPVFVPILISSQSVAGEKERRTLEPLLSSPVTAAELVAGKSLASLVPAVGISWLAFFLFCVGVDVVAWPLVHAPLMPNALWTFGIFILAPLFAFFGNGVAVLLSARVSEARTAQQLSALVVLPLVGLVGGQVAGWLHAGVGYYALQGAVVLLLDVALLVASIRLLDRERLISRWG
- a CDS encoding ABC transporter ATP-binding protein, coding for MSGIQVRELAKRFGTRPAVEGLTFEVQPGEVFGLLGPNGAGKTTTVRMLTGLLQPSSGEAIVGGHSVRTDGEALRRAVGLLTEQPGLYDRLTARENLRFFIKLHELDEAAVWPRIQSYLERFGLAGREDEACGGFSKGMRQKLAIVRTLVHGPRVIFLDEPTSGLDPESARAVRDAVAELASEGRTIVLCSHNLAEVERLCSRVAVIQGRLLALAPLKELRRAGQSLEVRVDGEGERFRAVLEALPFQPTVLSEGGKLRVLLTEDAQAPDVLSCLVGAGARVHSAVPAHRPLEEVYLELIRQGRV
- a CDS encoding ArnT family glycosyltransferase produces the protein MSSEVSDKNEQADTFAEAMLGGKRLHDEAWVKRWVALPLTARVVLVTAGLAAFLFLPYLGAVGLWDPWETHYGEVARMMVQRNDYVYPFWESAWFFSKPPMTMWLQALGMKVVGSLDAPGELSRYTEWGMRVPFALLSIAAVVLLSLAVARIATLRAGLATGFVLATMPLYYLLTRQTVTDTPFVTTLVCAMACALIGQLDETTKHRAAWWYAFYIFCGLSVLAKGLLGVGLPAVILLLYALLAVIPWSLEALRAHGKWLVSRAFRKEVREGRQPMPVLWGQMFRMRLGTGVLVFAAVAVPWYLTLSLFDGVDDEGKGFFYRFFIHDHLNRLTAGVHTTTPGGTFIYFIEQGGYAIFPWVALVPGAFAVVSRLKLRSASRADHLALIAVLWVAFTFWLLGSSATKFHHYVFPILPGLAVLIALFIDRLWQDGPSEHAVSLLFGLVLFVLVGKDLAEQPKNFTDLFVYNYDRLYPVDLVTKPITLFASRPLWMGDLITAVLLVVGAYLALDAITSKEKSYAGQAIAVLLVLAGAGALTAVVLRGSVSALGLAGAALLGVGAFTVWHALTKGREERKGLLLLTGLYALAGVLLCWRGFRGGAGEDALLRAFMEPVNVKKGLGFAFALSGGLCVVAALRQTRGVLFGSFWLFALIFAVWFNWHHWVTLSHHWTQRDLFWRYYGQRQPGEPIAAFMMNWRGETFYSRNTVEQFRGGDSSTRMRNYAAQPGREWALVEHNRLSVLTNAVGAGKNVKVIDRDINNKFILVTID